CAGAGCGATTTCGACAGCTTCTTCATTTCGGAGGACAACCTTGGCATAGCGGATGGGATTGTTGGCTCGCTGCGAGACTCCATCGTCGGTTCAATCGAGGTTCTTAACCAGACTTGGAGTGGGCGGAAGGCGCTCGGCGCTCTGGGGACGGTTCCAGTGGCAATCCAGTGGAAAGACGCGCAGCTTGATCCGGGGTTCACCGGCTACACCCCTGGAAGTGTGACCTTCCCCAAAGGCTCGAGTCTTCACATGAACCCGGTCGATGCTGAGCGAATTCGCAGAGCGGGACTCCTGCGTTAGTTCTTGGATGCTTGTCCTCGCCATCCCCGAACTGGGGTCACGGCGTTCCTGCGACGACCCTAGCCTTCTCGCAACGCTAAGGAGCCGTCATGACCGACCCGAATCAGCCCCCTGCGAACTGGTACCCCGACCCTGAATCTCCAGAACAGCAGCGCTACTGGGACGGAACGCAATGGACCGAGCATCGCTCGCCGCTGCAAGAAGGCGGACCGCCTACTCAGGCAGACGCACCGACGGCGGAACCGCCCAAGAAGAAGCGCACCGCCCTCTGGGTGACACTCAGCGTTGTCGGAGGGCTCGTACTCATCGTCATCATCGGTGCATCCATTGCAGCAGCAAATCGCGGGTCCAACGCCGCCAAAGCAGAACCAACCCCATCAATCGTCGAGGAAACGCCCGAAGCTCCGGAACCTTCGCCAGAGCCAGTACCGGAACCTGTGATCGTACCAACGCAGACATTCCCCGGAACCGGTGACAACGTCATCCCCGTGAGCATCCTCGAACCCGCCATCATCAAGTTCGAATGCGCCGACTGCACCAGCAACACGGTCCTCGAGACCGATGGCTACGACTCGCTGCTCGTCAACACGATCGGCGCCTACTCAGGCAACCACCTCGTAAACATCACCGAAGGTGCGATCATCACCCAATTCACGGTGAAGGGCGACGGCAACTGGGTCATCACGGTCTCAGATATCTCTACCGTTCCTGCGACAGCCGGCGGAGCGACAGGGCACGGGGACACGGTCGTCATGCTTGCCGACTACTTCACCTCAGCCGCGATCGCCAACACAGGCGAAAGCAACTTCGTCGTCGAAGGCTA
The sequence above is a segment of the Agromyces hippuratus genome. Coding sequences within it:
- a CDS encoding DUF2510 domain-containing protein — translated: MTDPNQPPANWYPDPESPEQQRYWDGTQWTEHRSPLQEGGPPTQADAPTAEPPKKKRTALWVTLSVVGGLVLIVIIGASIAAANRGSNAAKAEPTPSIVEETPEAPEPSPEPVPEPVIVPTQTFPGTGDNVIPVSILEPAIIKFECADCTSNTVLETDGYDSLLVNTIGAYSGNHLVNITEGAIITQFTVKGDGNWVITVSDISTVPATAGGATGHGDTVVMLADYFTSAAIANTGESNFVVEGYGGTYPELAVNTIGSYQGTVELTGPGFVQVTSEGDWSITPQ